A single window of Thermodesulfatator atlanticus DSM 21156 DNA harbors:
- the cas2 gene encoding CRISPR-associated endonuclease Cas2: MFVILVYDAGEKRVQKFHKICKRFLHWFQLSVFEGELSKAQLERLKFELKQVMKPEEDSVIIYSFRTRHYFSREVMGLKKGDPDNIFI; the protein is encoded by the coding sequence ATGTTTGTTATTTTAGTTTACGATGCGGGTGAAAAGCGTGTACAAAAGTTTCATAAAATTTGTAAAAGATTTCTGCATTGGTTTCAGCTTTCTGTTTTTGAAGGCGAGCTAAGCAAAGCCCAGTTAGAGAGATTAAAGTTTGAATTAAAACAAGTAATGAAGCCAGAGGAAGACTCAGTGATCATTTATTCTTTCCGCACGCGCCATTACTTTTCACGGGAAGTAATGGGTTTAAAGAAGGGAGATCCGGATAATATTTTCATTTGA
- the cas1b gene encoding type I-B CRISPR-associated endonuclease Cas1b, which translates to MKRAIYISTPGQLKREGNTLVFISQEAGKKVIPVETVDSIYVFAEITLNKKLLEFLSQKHIPLHFFNYFEYYVGSFYPREHMNSGLIILRQAEYYLNHEWRIGLARAFVYGSLSNMLLNLRTYASRGNDLSTQINAIEELFDELNQASSSAELMALEGHARMAYYEAFDIILANPDFSFEVRSRRPPANRLNALISFGNSLLYVTTLSEIYRTHLDPRIGYLHETNQRSFTLNLDISEVFKPLIVDRVIFSLINRNELKPGDFSEKLGGVYLKEKGARKFLEAYEKRLNETIMHKKLGRKVSYRRLLRLECYKLYRHFLGEEIYSPYVRTR; encoded by the coding sequence ATGAAACGGGCTATTTATATATCAACACCTGGGCAACTTAAGCGCGAAGGTAATACTTTAGTCTTTATTTCTCAAGAAGCAGGTAAAAAAGTAATTCCTGTAGAAACAGTCGATAGCATTTACGTTTTTGCAGAGATAACCCTTAATAAAAAACTTCTTGAGTTTCTAAGCCAAAAACACATTCCTCTCCACTTTTTTAACTATTTCGAATATTACGTAGGAAGTTTTTATCCACGTGAACATATGAACTCAGGACTTATAATTTTGAGGCAGGCTGAGTATTATCTCAATCACGAATGGCGTATTGGTTTAGCACGGGCCTTTGTTTATGGGTCATTGTCAAATATGCTTTTAAATTTGCGCACCTATGCTTCTCGGGGTAATGATCTTTCAACTCAAATCAATGCTATAGAAGAATTATTTGATGAACTTAATCAAGCTAGTTCTAGCGCTGAACTCATGGCACTTGAAGGTCATGCTCGTATGGCATATTACGAGGCATTTGACATTATTTTGGCAAATCCTGATTTTTCGTTTGAGGTTAGAAGTAGACGCCCTCCGGCTAATCGTTTAAATGCTCTTATTTCTTTTGGTAATTCTCTACTTTATGTAACGACTCTTTCAGAAATTTATCGTACTCATCTTGATCCGCGTATTGGCTATCTTCATGAAACAAACCAGCGCTCCTTCACTTTAAATTTAGATATAAGTGAGGTCTTCAAGCCTTTAATTGTGGATAGAGTAATTTTTAGTCTAATAAATCGTAATGAACTAAAGCCAGGTGATTTTTCTGAAAAACTAGGAGGCGTTTATTTAAAAGAGAAGGGCGCACGAAAATTTCTTGAGGCTTATGAAAAAAGACTGAATGAAACTATTATGCATAAAAAATTAGGAAGAAAAGTATCTTATAGACGTCTTTTACGCTTAGAATGCTATAAGCTCTATCGCCACTTTTTAGGAGAAGAAATTTATTCACCTTACGTAAGGACACGCTAA
- the cas4 gene encoding CRISPR-associated protein Cas4 — MKFISPYIFQAYLTCPREAWLEYHGIVSDQDHEFLALGRLVHEGSYQRVRKEIFVDQLLKIDLFRDEMVAEVKKSSRHKEAARLQLAYYLYYLKHEKGLEFEGVLLFPKERKTERVTLTPEIEEKITQLIEEMLYIFSQETPPPVKKSKYCRTCSFQEVCWG; from the coding sequence ATGAAATTTATCTCTCCTTATATCTTTCAGGCCTATCTTACCTGTCCTCGGGAAGCGTGGCTGGAATATCACGGAATTGTTTCTGATCAGGACCACGAATTTTTAGCCCTGGGCCGCCTGGTGCATGAGGGTTCTTATCAGCGGGTGCGCAAGGAAATATTTGTTGATCAGCTCTTAAAGATTGACCTTTTTCGCGATGAAATGGTAGCCGAAGTTAAGAAATCTTCCCGGCACAAAGAAGCTGCAAGGCTCCAGCTTGCCTATTATCTTTATTACCTCAAACACGAAAAAGGGCTTGAATTTGAAGGGGTTCTTCTTTTTCCTAAAGAGCGCAAAACCGAGCGCGTAACCCTTACTCCTGAAATAGAGGAAAAAATTACCCAGCTCATAGAAGAAATGCTTTATATCTTCTCGCAGGAAACACCTCCTCCGGTAAAAAAGTCTAAATACTGCCGTACCTGCTCCTTTCAGGAAGTATGTTGGGGGTAG
- a CDS encoding CRISPR-associated helicase/endonuclease Cas3, which produces MKYLARLPEELLSFHINKVAKLMKEMATSSQVPIDSEIIKLTGLFHDIGKYTEYFQEHLLEGKSFGGKERHSFISALIAYEFLGNIYPNAKQELFGAFTAIRHHHSDPQDFGVELNDTEPVWYQNVRHVKAQVDSLLKASDEIRAIYPQEIVEAISSLKSTHNIDEILEKLRNVLFSGNISLYFTTNFLLGMLVDADIRAVIGLKANEKRHEIPEDIVDRYINNLPKNSPIYPLRQEFYRTVINNIQRLGLENKFLSLTAPTGIGKTFAGFSAAVRLRSMINKETGRLPRIIYVLPFTSIIDQNFDEIAKVIKHAGLPKNVLLKHHFRASPSESISGLKAEDAWKLLEEESLLRERDAQKLIKHYEQAHTRVETWDGEVVVTTFVRFYETLFTNRRSEMRRLHRLAGSIVILDEVQNIPVEYWEATEEALKFLAEKWDARFILMTATRPAFVPEAYELTEPRKKHFFKILSRTALYVENNPYDYRDIESWLLPKIDGVQSFMVVMNTVRAAQDVYQMLKEASDFDLCFLSASLIPKHREARIKDIRKSLKNGARIGLVATQVVEAGVDLDFDLVVRDLAPFDSIVQAAGRCNRNARGENKGRVFLVKLINPEEHGRRLATYIYDSVLIGTTEELLQNQGIIPEKEYLRQVEEYFHKLRMEGRKAQDKNLLLSLKTMKYDEVAMFDLLSQKIFQVPVFVELDEEAEALIDKLKELEGLPTKTYDDRLKRRAMFKAIAPEIWGYVINIPLKVAQGAGLEALPYAASFLWLRRERLDFGDLYREETGFVRKIEHGAFFL; this is translated from the coding sequence ATGAAGTATCTTGCCCGGCTGCCAGAAGAATTATTAAGCTTTCATATTAATAAAGTGGCTAAACTCATGAAGGAAATGGCCACTTCTTCTCAAGTCCCTATTGATAGCGAGATAATTAAATTAACAGGGCTTTTTCATGATATTGGTAAATATACCGAATATTTTCAAGAACATTTATTGGAAGGGAAATCCTTTGGAGGAAAGGAACGGCATTCTTTTATTTCGGCTTTGATAGCATATGAGTTTTTGGGGAACATTTATCCGAATGCAAAACAGGAATTATTTGGTGCGTTTACAGCCATTAGACACCACCACTCGGATCCTCAAGATTTTGGGGTAGAACTTAATGATACTGAACCTGTGTGGTATCAGAATGTGCGTCATGTTAAAGCACAGGTTGATTCCCTTCTTAAAGCAAGTGACGAAATTAGAGCAATTTACCCACAAGAAATTGTTGAAGCAATATCCAGTTTAAAATCTACTCATAATATAGATGAAATTCTGGAAAAATTGAGAAATGTTTTATTCAGTGGAAATATTTCCCTTTACTTCACCACCAATTTCCTCCTTGGAATGCTTGTGGATGCGGACATTCGGGCGGTTATTGGACTAAAAGCCAACGAGAAGAGGCACGAAATTCCAGAAGACATTGTTGACCGTTACATCAACAATCTCCCGAAAAATTCACCGATATACCCACTCAGGCAGGAATTTTACAGAACGGTAATCAATAATATTCAAAGACTGGGACTTGAAAACAAATTTTTATCTCTCACAGCGCCGACGGGCATTGGCAAGACGTTTGCAGGTTTCTCAGCAGCCGTGCGATTGCGTAGTATGATCAACAAAGAAACCGGGCGATTACCCCGAATCATCTATGTCCTGCCGTTTACAAGCATCATTGATCAGAATTTTGATGAAATCGCTAAAGTTATTAAACATGCTGGACTTCCAAAAAACGTCCTCCTGAAGCACCATTTTCGAGCCAGTCCATCTGAAAGTATTTCCGGGCTTAAAGCCGAAGATGCATGGAAACTGCTGGAAGAGGAATCTTTGTTGAGAGAACGAGATGCTCAAAAGTTAATTAAGCACTATGAACAGGCTCATACACGCGTGGAGACCTGGGATGGCGAGGTTGTTGTCACAACTTTTGTCAGGTTTTACGAGACCCTTTTTACTAATCGGCGTTCAGAGATGCGGCGCCTCCACCGCCTGGCGGGGAGTATCGTTATTCTCGATGAAGTGCAAAATATCCCGGTGGAATATTGGGAAGCCACCGAAGAGGCCCTTAAGTTTCTGGCAGAAAAATGGGACGCACGTTTTATCTTAATGACCGCTACGCGCCCGGCTTTTGTACCAGAGGCTTACGAGCTAACGGAGCCGCGCAAAAAGCATTTTTTTAAAATCCTTTCCCGAACAGCTCTTTACGTGGAAAACAATCCTTACGACTATCGTGATATTGAGTCCTGGCTGTTGCCGAAGATTGATGGCGTGCAGAGCTTTATGGTAGTGATGAACACCGTGCGTGCGGCCCAGGATGTCTATCAAATGCTTAAAGAAGCTTCTGATTTTGACCTGTGTTTTCTTTCAGCTTCGCTGATTCCGAAGCATCGCGAAGCGCGCATCAAAGATATTCGGAAAAGCCTTAAAAATGGAGCCAGGATAGGGCTTGTGGCCACTCAAGTGGTAGAGGCAGGTGTTGACCTTGATTTTGATCTGGTGGTGCGGGATCTTGCGCCTTTTGACTCCATAGTTCAGGCTGCCGGGCGTTGTAACCGTAATGCCCGGGGAGAAAATAAAGGAAGGGTTTTCTTGGTCAAACTGATAAATCCAGAAGAGCACGGAAGGCGCCTGGCCACCTACATATATGACAGCGTGCTCATCGGTACCACTGAAGAATTATTACAAAACCAGGGGATAATCCCGGAAAAAGAATATTTGCGCCAGGTTGAGGAATACTTCCATAAACTACGCATGGAAGGGCGCAAAGCCCAGGACAAAAACTTGCTCCTCAGTCTCAAGACCATGAAATACGATGAGGTAGCCATGTTTGATCTTTTATCCCAGAAGATTTTCCAGGTGCCTGTTTTCGTAGAGTTAGACGAGGAGGCTGAAGCTCTTATTGATAAGTTAAAAGAACTTGAAGGCCTTCCCACAAAAACTTACGATGACCGCCTGAAGCGCAGGGCTATGTTTAAAGCAATTGCTCCTGAAATTTGGGGATACGTAATCAATATCCCACTAAAGGTGGCCCAAGGAGCCGGGCTAGAAGCACTACCTTATGCCGCTAGTTTTTTATGGCTTAGAAGAGAGCGCCTGGATTTCGGAGACCTTTACCGTGAAGAGACCGGTTTTGTGCGTAAAATAGAACACGGAGCCTTTTTCCTATGA
- the cas5b gene encoding type I-B CRISPR-associated protein Cas5b, with the protein MMEIPNLYKGLVFTVKGPFAHFRKFYGQTSALSYPFPPRTALCGMVGAILGIPRTEVYEIMQPPNGFFVLQILTPIRKITSSMNLLSTKGEYLSPLIGNRKRGKIEFFDSTKNRTQIPMEILLPRPPEKTLKFRVAFWHKDIKLLEKLKEYLTNTKTFFPVYLGISEFLAVAEFEGETDSLSELQHYKGEVHSVVTSENVEGHLIKPGNRFSIEHMLIYMNSDFSAKAHTNVVYSENSSPLFLKVKYVLNWKENIWVPYELITS; encoded by the coding sequence ATGATGGAAATTCCAAATTTGTATAAAGGGCTAGTTTTTACGGTGAAAGGGCCTTTTGCTCATTTTAGAAAATTTTATGGTCAAACTTCTGCTCTTTCTTATCCGTTCCCTCCTCGGACTGCTTTATGTGGAATGGTGGGGGCGATACTCGGTATCCCACGCACAGAAGTTTACGAAATAATGCAACCCCCAAATGGATTTTTTGTTCTTCAGATACTTACTCCTATTCGAAAGATAACTTCTTCGATGAATTTGTTATCTACCAAGGGAGAATACTTATCACCTCTTATAGGTAACAGAAAAAGAGGGAAAATAGAATTTTTCGACTCTACGAAAAACAGAACACAAATTCCCATGGAGATTCTTCTTCCCAGACCGCCTGAAAAGACTTTGAAGTTTAGGGTAGCGTTCTGGCATAAAGACATAAAATTATTGGAAAAATTAAAAGAATATCTAACCAATACAAAGACCTTTTTCCCTGTGTACTTAGGAATCAGCGAATTTCTTGCTGTCGCAGAATTTGAGGGAGAAACTGACTCTTTATCTGAGTTACAGCACTATAAAGGAGAGGTTCATTCAGTTGTTACAAGTGAAAATGTCGAAGGTCACTTAATCAAACCCGGTAATAGATTCAGTATAGAGCATATGCTGATTTACATGAATAGCGATTTTTCCGCAAAAGCTCATACGAATGTAGTTTATTCTGAAAATTCCAGTCCCTTATTCTTAAAGGTAAAATATGTTTTAAACTGGAAAGAAAATATTTGGGTACCATATGAACTAATAACTTCTTAA
- the cas7b gene encoding type I-B CRISPR-associated protein Cas7/Csh2 produces the protein MMSNIVNKNSEILFLYDAVLTNPNGDPDDENRPRMDIVTRRNLVSDVRLKRYIRDYLDEIKNKDIFVKKPEGETVNSTKRLIQWYREKFPDKKNLEDKEIQKELANLAKNSPAKLVKGVRESCIDVRMFGATFTIRESERGTGGEGISLTGAVQFSWGYSLNPVEINPSASITSHFSSTGEEGHGAIGKDWRVLYSFIAFYGVIAANWAKDKGGKQFGTGFTWEDVKELEEALIKSIPLIGATRSKVGETPRLLLRIQYKDHMTLFGDLREYIKLQPVDKNKDLSAVRKISEIELDMVELSRLLSENKEKIEKIHFWKHEHLHIKNWNPDEVKIENIKFEESSK, from the coding sequence ATGATGAGTAATATAGTTAACAAAAACTCTGAAATCTTATTTTTGTATGACGCAGTCCTTACCAATCCAAACGGAGATCCTGATGATGAAAACAGACCAAGAATGGATATAGTGACTCGCAGAAATCTCGTAAGCGATGTTAGACTTAAGAGATATATTAGAGACTACTTGGATGAGATCAAAAACAAGGACATATTTGTTAAAAAACCTGAAGGCGAAACTGTCAATTCAACGAAGAGATTAATTCAATGGTACAGGGAGAAATTCCCGGATAAGAAAAACTTGGAAGACAAAGAAATACAGAAAGAACTCGCAAATCTGGCTAAGAATTCTCCAGCTAAACTGGTCAAAGGTGTGAGAGAAAGCTGTATAGATGTAAGGATGTTTGGCGCAACTTTTACCATTAGAGAATCAGAAAGAGGGACTGGCGGTGAAGGAATTTCGCTTACAGGAGCAGTTCAATTTTCATGGGGATATTCTCTAAATCCAGTGGAGATAAATCCTTCTGCCAGTATCACCTCACATTTCAGTTCTACGGGAGAGGAAGGGCACGGTGCTATAGGAAAAGACTGGAGAGTTCTTTATTCATTTATAGCCTTTTACGGAGTAATAGCTGCTAACTGGGCAAAGGACAAAGGTGGAAAACAGTTTGGGACAGGGTTTACTTGGGAAGATGTTAAAGAATTGGAAGAGGCGTTAATTAAGTCTATTCCACTAATAGGGGCTACAAGGAGTAAAGTTGGAGAAACGCCAAGGTTGCTGCTTAGAATTCAGTACAAAGATCATATGACACTGTTCGGAGATTTGAGAGAATATATTAAATTGCAACCAGTAGATAAGAATAAAGATTTAAGTGCGGTTCGCAAAATTTCGGAAATCGAGCTGGATATGGTGGAGTTGTCCCGATTACTCTCTGAAAATAAAGAGAAAATAGAAAAAATTCACTTCTGGAAGCATGAACATTTACATATAAAGAACTGGAATCCAGATGAAGTAAAAATTGAAAATATTAAATTTGAAGAAAGCTCGAAGTGA
- a CDS encoding TM1802 family CRISPR-associated protein: MIKAIVQIGNMIKEGILEQFSVEKGTNLICLDFKTDSKDVEIKIARELTSEFLARTGYRGVTRGSGKEYSVIFPSDKLQYIGLKKPVSKTKFSLWNIKEELKKIESKKYLVQKIDRIINEFYESNGKNFSLKKAEEILEKIRIKSGNAPFYVEVCIDGVPLWEDYRHKFEGEVIKFTDTGTSIRCLSCGSGEILKEFDTNQLKFLKFFGKDKLGFFPELSYENQWKVFPLCPSCAENIVLADTFLKEKGFNTKITGQLKLLLIPYIPRWRNLPQTFIKRTFNTLLKATNVLSGWSHLSEFEIYAEKIFQTDEILIHIVVNVYDGQTLKIYSSLTNVPPSRIRKLAMALKNASIFISNQGFNISISLKKLYQLLSGKASVESKRSPLIKEKFAEIFKNLISGNDFPDLDIIKPGIELSRWQFDNREDFEWLKTIEIIEGFLLVKRIMAGFEFNIGGENMADILEKAKEYVSNLPIYQGESGKTKEALFFLGYIVAQIGTQQRKKGVSETILNKIQFRGMNKDQIIRLFNEVFEYMRIYDLQKFPENMRIMGEISSILDSSISKWNLSPEEAVYFILSGYAFLTSKLLIMGKTKEKKEESHDE, from the coding sequence AAATCAAGATTGCAAGGGAATTGACATCCGAATTTCTAGCCAGAACAGGGTATAGAGGTGTAACTCGTGGAAGCGGGAAAGAGTATAGTGTCATATTCCCAAGTGACAAACTCCAATATATTGGACTCAAAAAGCCGGTGTCAAAAACAAAATTTTCTTTATGGAACATAAAAGAGGAATTGAAAAAAATAGAAAGTAAAAAATATCTGGTTCAGAAGATAGATAGAATTATTAATGAATTTTACGAATCCAATGGCAAGAATTTTTCTTTAAAGAAAGCTGAAGAAATACTTGAGAAAATAAGAATAAAAAGTGGAAATGCACCGTTTTATGTTGAGGTGTGTATTGACGGAGTTCCTTTATGGGAGGATTACAGGCATAAGTTTGAAGGTGAGGTTATTAAATTTACCGACACTGGAACCTCAATAAGGTGTTTATCTTGCGGAAGTGGAGAGATACTTAAAGAATTTGATACAAACCAGCTCAAGTTTTTAAAGTTTTTTGGAAAAGATAAACTGGGATTTTTCCCTGAGCTGTCCTATGAAAACCAGTGGAAAGTTTTCCCTTTATGTCCAAGCTGTGCAGAAAACATAGTGTTGGCGGATACCTTTTTAAAAGAAAAAGGATTTAATACGAAAATCACTGGCCAGCTGAAGTTGCTCCTTATTCCATATATTCCTAGATGGCGAAACTTACCTCAAACTTTCATTAAAAGAACATTTAACACCTTATTGAAAGCTACCAATGTTCTGTCGGGATGGTCACATTTAAGTGAATTTGAGATATATGCAGAGAAAATCTTTCAAACTGACGAAATCTTGATTCATATTGTAGTAAATGTATATGATGGGCAGACTCTTAAAATTTATTCCTCGCTTACAAATGTTCCTCCGAGCAGGATAAGGAAGCTTGCCATGGCTTTAAAAAATGCCTCTATTTTTATTTCCAACCAAGGTTTTAATATATCAATCTCTTTAAAAAAACTTTATCAGTTACTATCAGGAAAAGCTTCTGTAGAATCTAAAAGATCTCCACTTATTAAAGAAAAGTTTGCTGAGATCTTCAAAAATTTAATCTCAGGGAATGACTTTCCTGATTTGGATATAATAAAGCCGGGGATCGAACTATCCAGATGGCAGTTTGACAACAGAGAAGATTTTGAGTGGCTTAAAACGATTGAAATTATTGAGGGATTTCTTTTGGTAAAAAGAATAATGGCTGGTTTTGAATTTAACATTGGAGGTGAAAACATGGCTGATATATTGGAAAAAGCTAAAGAATATGTGTCTAATCTTCCTATCTATCAGGGAGAAAGTGGTAAAACTAAAGAAGCTCTTTTCTTTTTGGGTTATATAGTAGCTCAGATCGGCACACAACAGCGAAAGAAAGGGGTGAGCGAAACTATACTAAATAAAATCCAGTTCAGGGGTATGAACAAGGATCAGATTATACGATTATTCAATGAGGTTTTTGAATATATGAGAATTTACGATTTACAAAAATTCCCTGAAAATATGAGGATAATGGGGGAAATTTCATCTATTTTAGACAGTTCTATCAGTAAATGGAATCTCTCACCGGAAGAAGCGGTTTATTTCATTTTGTCGGGCTATGCATTTTTAACCTCAAAACTTTTAATTATGGGAAAAACTAAAGAAAAAAAGGAGGAGTCCCATGATGAGTAA